The genomic segment GGCCCGGCGATCCGTACGGTGATCCGTGCGGCCCTGTTCCGTCGGTTCTGTCGATATATCTCGGCCAAGTCTGCCCCAGGTCGCGGGCACGTCAAGCCGCGTGCCCGTTCCGTGACGGGATGCGCGGCAAGACGTCACGAGATTTGCCTTGCCCGGGGCCGTACGGGTTTGATAGCGCGTCCATCCCGGACCGGCGCGCGCCGTGGAACCTGTAGCGTGCCTTAGCGGAAGACCGTTTTCCCACCGCAGCGCCTTCCGCGCGACGCGGCCAGACACGACGGCGAGGACTGATGGCACAGACGCAGAGCGCCCAGGGTCCGTCCGACCCTGACGCCAACGAGGGCGGAATGCCCGATGTGCCGGAAATGTGGGGTAACGGGGGGCTCGTCGGGGACGGACGTTACCGCCTCACGCACAGGCTGGGCCGCGGCGGCATGGCCGAGGTCTTCGCCGCCGAGGACGTGCGCCTGGGCCGCACGGTAGCGGTGAAGCTGCTCCGCGCCGACCTCGCCGAGGACCCGGTGTCCAAGGCCCGCTTCACCCGCGAGGCGCAGTCGGTCGCCGGGCTCAACCACCACGCGGTCGTCGCCGTTTACGACTCCGGCGAGGACACCGTCGGCCGCAACGTCGTGCCGTACATCGTCATGGAGCTGGTCGAAGGCCGCACCATCCGCGACCTGTTGCTCAACGCCGACGCCCCGCCGCCCGAGCAGGCGCTCATCATCGTCTCCGGCGTGCTGGAGGCCCTGGCCTACAGCCACCAGCACGGCATCGTGCACCGTGACATCAAGCCCGCCAACGTGATCATCACCAACAGCGGCGCGGTGAAGGTCATGGACTTCGGCATCGCCCGCGCCCTGCACGGCGCGGCCTCCACCATGACCCAGACCGGCATGGTCATGGGCACCCCGCAGTACCTCTCGCCCGAGCAGGCCCTCGGCAAGACCGTCGACGCCCGCTCGGACCTCTACGCCACCGGCTGCCTGCTCTACGAACTGCTGGCGCTGCGTCCGCCGTTCACCGGCGAGACCCCGCTCTCGGTCGTCTACCAGCACGTCCAGGACATGCCGGTGCCGCCGTCGCAGGTCCTCGGCAGCGTGCCGCCGGAGCTCGACGGCCTGGTCATGCGCTCCCTCGCCAAGGATCCGGACGACCGGTTCCAGAGCGCCGAGGAGATGCGCGGGCTGGTCCAGTACGCCCTGCAGATGCTGCACGACGCGGGCGCCCACTCCGGTGCCTGGGACACGGGCCCGATCGACCACATGGGCGGCGCCACGCAGGTGATGGGCGCCGTAGGCGGCCCGCACACCACCGCCATGCAGCACCCGCAGCACGGCGGCGGCACCTCCCAGCAGCCGATACTGCCGCCCCGCCACGGCGACGACGGCGGTTTCGACGGCTACGGCGGCAACGGCGGCCGGGGCGGCGGCAAGGGCAGGATGCTGCTCGTCGCCGCCGTCGTGGCGATCGTGCTGGTGGCGGGCGCGGTGTACGCGCTGAAGTCGTTCCAGACGAGCGGCGGCAAGACGGAGAGGAAGCCCGACAAGACCTCCGTCGGTCCGTCCACCCCCGGCCCCTCCGGCTCGCAGAGCCCCGACGCCCAGAAGTCCCCCTCCCCGGGCCACAACGGCACGACGGGCGACACGGGCCGTCAGCGCGATTCGGACAGCGAGGACGACACCACGGACACCGACGAGGGCACCGGCCGGCACAAGCCGTCGCACGGGACGTCCGCGCCGCCGTCCAGCGCCCCGCCCTCCACGGACCCGTCGACCCAG from the Streptomyces roseifaciens genome contains:
- a CDS encoding protein kinase domain-containing protein produces the protein MAQTQSAQGPSDPDANEGGMPDVPEMWGNGGLVGDGRYRLTHRLGRGGMAEVFAAEDVRLGRTVAVKLLRADLAEDPVSKARFTREAQSVAGLNHHAVVAVYDSGEDTVGRNVVPYIVMELVEGRTIRDLLLNADAPPPEQALIIVSGVLEALAYSHQHGIVHRDIKPANVIITNSGAVKVMDFGIARALHGAASTMTQTGMVMGTPQYLSPEQALGKTVDARSDLYATGCLLYELLALRPPFTGETPLSVVYQHVQDMPVPPSQVLGSVPPELDGLVMRSLAKDPDDRFQSAEEMRGLVQYALQMLHDAGAHSGAWDTGPIDHMGGATQVMGAVGGPHTTAMQHPQHGGGTSQQPILPPRHGDDGGFDGYGGNGGRGGGKGRMLLVAAVVAIVLVAGAVYALKSFQTSGGKTERKPDKTSVGPSTPGPSGSQSPDAQKSPSPGHNGTTGDTGRQRDSDSEDDTTDTDEGTGRHKPSHGTSAPPSSAPPSTDPSTQPDPSSKPSTGGGDNKPGTTAGQSGSTGTTTGTTTGQTGTTGTTAGQGATGTTPGT